The DNA sequence CACTTACATGGTACTGGCCTTTCAATTAAACGAATAGGTTTCTTTGCTTGCTTATAACGAGGTTGCTAGCGAATGTTGCCTCGTCACGAACATGCAACTCATCCAAATACATGGCAATAAACAGTATATGATATTACTAGTTATGTGCAGTTATAAAGACTGACTGCAACTGGGTGATGGCCAGATGCACTCTTAATGTAATTGTATAAGTGTGAACGCCGTTGAACGAAGTGAGATACGTTCCAGACCCAAAATAGAggaaaatttgctaaatagACAGACCATCGCACGTCAACTTATTAAAACATAAACTAGCTGTCTTAGTAAACTTATTAAAAACTTAAAACTCTTTAGTTCTTGTTTTCTAGTATAATATGTCCAAAACGCAGCATTTCTCTTGATCTGAGCTTCCACATGCTTGAGTGATGACTTTTCATCTTTTGTCGGATACCCCTTCACTCTCCAATGGGTGACATTCCTCTTCTGACGAGCTGGGAGCTCACCACCAAGCGACCCATTTGGATCTTTTCCGTTTGACTTGTGTTGACGTTCTCTCCGCATCCTTGACAGCGTTGCCGCTGGAGGTGTGATGGATGTCAACACCGCTCTCCCCGAAGTGCTCAAGACCGCACTCATCAATGACGGCCTTGCCCGCGGAATCCGCGAGGCCGCCAAAGCCCTGGACAAGTACGTGTGGCCTTTTTGAAATGGACagcggtaccttgacttacCGGCAGTGACCCAATCGGAGTAATCGGGTGTTTTTTGGAAAGAGTTGTGAGCAAAAACGTAGCTTGGACATATTATTTCATTTGATGTATGCTTTGCACTCTGCCATGAAATTCAGACGTCAGGCCCACCTGTGCGTCCTGGCGGCCAACTGCGACGAGCCCATGTACGTCAAGCTGGTGGAGGCTCTCTGCGCCGAGCATCAGATCAACCTCATTAAGGTGAGAAGACCTGCTGACATATTGGCCAATGGATCATTGAATCCTTTTCCATCTCCAAAGTTACTGCCAGTTAGCAGGTTTCTTTTCTGTCAGGAGAAAGTGAATCCCAGAAGGccaataaaaagtattttgtatttCATGGGAAGGCTTTGGTTGCATCGCTGATGATAATCTGGCTCCCTCTACTGACAGCCGTGACGATATTGCCACTGTTACCCAATTTGTGTCTGAGATGCAGCAAAATTGTCAATATTTTCATTCCGTCCTGTTGTGCTCCATTGTTGTTGATACTTGCTGGTTACAACGTGCGCGCTCTTTCTCAGGTTGACGACAACAAGAAGCTGGGCGAGTGGGTGGGTCTGTGCAAGATTGACCGCGAGGGCAAACCCCGCAAGGTGGTGGGCTGCAGCTGCGTTGTCGTCAAGGTAACCACTACGAATCATCCTCCATTTTAACCCTAAAAATTCAAATATTCTTGGAAAGCCCTTTGAAAAGGAAGAGGTTAATTTTGTCCACTGTATTAAAGAAACAAATCTTTTGGACTAAATATGTATTGAGTCACTTCAGCCCATGAACAAACAGTTTGGATGTTGCTATTTCTTGAAAGACTAAAATTGACATGGCAAtgcctttaaaataaatacatttatataataattaatttaaaaaatattgtcgCCACTATgtagaaaaacacttatgtccatttatttttattttttggggatgaaactgaatgcagacatcccaaaaatagggggggggtaGACATGTTTTTCATAGCGACAATATAATACATACAAGTCTtcagctttatttaaaaaaaaaaagggggggggggagatcatACAGTGTGGCACAAAAATGTTTGGCCGGTTTCTCATAAACTTCCTATTGGAATTTGGCCCAAATCCTTTTTTTAGCCCACTGTAAATCCAGGTGTGGAGCTGCTTGTTGTATAATCTTTGATGTTGGTTCATCCAGTAGTTTTCAAGATGTCATCACTTGATCCAGTCTCATTTTCACTCACAAATGTAGTTGTAATGTGTCATTCTGTTTAGTTGACACTGACCTTATTATTCTgttgtggatggatggataaatctgccatctagtggaagatgATGTAATTGCGCTGCTTTTAGAAAATGATGTGACTGTACGGGGTGAACACCAGTTTTGCCGCTGTGACGCATGTCGAGCTTTGGATGCCAGGCAAGTCCAGCTGCGCGCCCCTGCCGTGGCACGCAGCTTTCATTTAAACTGGCTAGAAGGACCGCCACGGTACGAGCCCCGTCACCTCACCTGCGGTGATCGGGGTCCCTGAAAATGGCGACAACCCGTCAGAAAAGAAACTGAAGTTTGCGTATGCTGGCCTTGTAGAAGACGCCACAGTAGTAACAACCCacctccctttttttctttttcttttttctcccccatCCCTTCCGACGACGCTCTAAATTCCCGCCACAGGACTACGGCAAGGAGTCCCAAGCCAAGGATGTCATTGAGGAGTACTTCAAAGCCAAGAAGTAAAAGGAGACAATAAAAAGTTTGGAAGCGTAAACTCTTGTCTCATCTCACGTGTTGTTTCATACGCAAGATCGCGTTTGATactttgctccccaaaaatctgCCACTCAGCCCTTTCTTTGTCGTTTTTCACCTACACTGCACATTTATCAACTTTTCAAActttaaattattcaaaaaaattagGGTATGCAGGGCAATTTTCTACATTCTCAAAATTACACGATTTccgatttttaaaaagtgtgtgaaGGTATTTATAAAGTTTCTGTAGATCCAATTAACAATTCAAGCTGTTAAGCGCATTTTGCCAAATAATATTCCAATTTTCACAGAATAACCAAAGGAGCATTTGCATtgaccacatttttttcctctttattcAAACCCTTGCAACGTCAAATctcaacaatttaattatttagttCCGCATCACCTCAGAATTCACAATTGTACACAAATTATCTCCTCAAAATCTGAGTTGTCCAAATTACAGCCTGTGGGACTTTTGTGTCTTCGtaacaaaacaggaaatgaaaatgaattgatttttaGTAGCAAATGTCAAGTTTTGGTTTGGCAACGTGACATTGACTATCAAGAAActgcttttaaaaaatggtcGGCTTGCTGCAGGTTTCACGTTTTGGTTCACAATGCGGCAATTTGCTTCCTGCAGGCTGCCCCCAAATCAAATATTTGACTTCAAACCGTCAACCGAAAGCAACATTTCCAAATCGATACTGTAACATTTGGGTTGAATTTCAAAGCGGTTCTCGCATCCTCTGATTTTTCTGTACGTGGGCCCGGAAGGTGCGAATTGTCAAGCACACGCAAAGACGACTCCCCAAATGTTTTGTCCTTGTTTAATATTTACACTTCTGAAAAGAACGGACATGAAAACACATTAAGGCACAACACATGATGCACATACTCGACACCCCCATTCACCGcaccaacccaaaaaaaaacaaaaaacttaaaaCACACCACCCACACCTCGGCCCTTGacttttattgcaaataatttACACAGGCGTCTGCATTGGACGGACCATAAAACGCTAAAAACCAGCTGTTGCGCTTTGCGTGCTGCCTGTACACGGACCCCCAGCTCGAGTCACACCagctttcttattttttttggtggctCCTCAGACCACCTCCGTCCTCTTGATGCCGCTTTTAAGACCATTCAGTTTGTAAGTCCAGACGttcgggggggaaaaagatTGCAGTGTATAGTTTGTTCTTAAATAGTTTTAGAAAAAAGGGATGAGCGAGTCCATTGTGACGAGTCCTCCGTCGACGGTTACAAGTACTCGAACTCCAGTGCTTGATGCAACGCCAGCAGGTCCGAGTGGCTGGATATCCTCCAGAAGGGCATGTTGTGCTGTGGACGAGCAAAAAGTCACTTGGCGGCTAATTGTCGTGAgggataaaacaaaaacactgcaAACTAAATCCATGCAGAAtagcattttgttgttgttgctttcttGCCAAAGTGTTTGGAGCAAAGCGGTCACCACCAAGATCACATCTGGAATGTTGTCACCAATAACTCAAGATGTGGAAACAAATTGAATCTGTGTggtaaatgtgttttgtttaaagTAAACTAAACatacccaaaaatattttgggccGGTTATTTCAGAtagaaatgaaacaaaatgtctgaatcaggctgaaaatgaaATCTTTTGAGATGTTTGGGGAAAATGTAATAATgctgtcaaaatccaggaacCATTTTGAATATTGAAATGTATTCACCACTAAATGATTTTTGCATATCTTGATTGCAACCAAAAACAACCctgaattctttaaaaaaataatattttatattccaGAATTGACATTGATGAATCCAGCACATCAAGGAATGAATACAAATGAAGTGATTTAAATGtgcttttcatttgtaaaattcTGATTTGAATGAGCCATCTGAATGGCTGCTAAAAATGTCCATAAATGCTTTTGGCAAGAAAGCAATCCAGCACTTTCTGAACTAGTCCCAACACCCAGCAACTAATTCAGGTCTAATCCCGAAAGTGATTGAAGAATTTgaaatgcaaatattttgtcTACAGAAGAACCCGCAAAGCTTTTTGGCTAACAAGCATTGTTCAAACTGTGGAACCTCCCAAGTCTGAACACAAaataagaaggaaaaaaaacatgggctACTTCCAATGTAGGAAAACCACAAATGTTccaatttgcctttttaaaaccTCAGAACGAATCCTAGTGAGTTTAACTTGAACTAAGTAGTGTTTGGCTGCTCAATACAACATGAGCAATATATAAAGTTAACCACATTTGAGCAAGCAAAAGCTTAGTAAGCAGATTTGTCTCCACTGGGGGATAttccacggaggaggcgggacttccgacttcctggttttcacacagatttgtttccgtttcctgtttgcgacgtccCAGTTcatgcgcttccgcctttgcccccctcggttgcgcgttctagtcgacgggtgcgagtatgtagtgtgtctgtctcagttgtccgaagcatttcaaagAGTTgagggcgcaggggtgggggtgcgagtgttggaacacgGCCacaacgctgatgtgtgaaacccggaagtcggaagtccgtggcatttaCCCCCTTCCTAATAGCCAGTGAATGCCAATACTGCCATattaccactagatggtgctgttGCTTTGCAAACACCAGAGCCTTAGCTAGAGAGAGTTTGGCAAACTCGGGTttcggcagggtaacaagatgacGTCCATAtttcatgtgaccagcagttgacaaTCACAGTTGGAGTTGGCCAAACTTTCTCTATATACAGTTCTGGCAAACATCTACTGCCTCCCATCACTCGTCAAGCTTCTTACAAGAttcagtaagttttttttttctcttttgacttcagtgcagaaaaaaaaaacacctaacaTTTCTTCATACTTGTATGGCAGTAAAACGTTACAATTCTTTTTGATGCTGCTTGGTGACTATGAAAAGCTGTTTGGAGTACTTGTAGGACaactaatgagaaaaaaaatgtgcacacacacatattagtACATGGACCGTCTGCtggatattggaaaaaaaacagctttccaTTTTGCTATGGAATTAAGTTGATATCGTTTACATTCTGGTAAATTGCTTTGAAATGAGAACAACTTGGAAGTCAAGCGTTTGGGATTGTGTTGGACTTTGGAGGTTTCACTCATCTTTGACTGATTTGTACAGAAAGCATCCACAGCAAGGAGCGGCAGTCAAAACCTCGAGAGCAAAGACAGGCAGGCGTCATCCAATCAGAGAGCTCACACTGCGCCGAGTGGGCGGGGCCACACCGGCGGGACGAGGCGCGTTTACCTTTTTGGCCGCCTGCTCCTCTTCCGCACCGTCGCCCACTACAACATACACTACTTTCCTGCCAAACCTTTGCATTATGCGCTCAAAGCAACTCTCTTTGCCTGCAGGAGAAACAAGGAAGGGGTTCGGGTGAACACAAAAGGAGTGCAAAAGTCATTTACCTGCCCGGCGGCATGCTCCTCATCCTTGCCATCGCCAATCACAACATATGTAATGTTAGCGCCAAAGCGGGACACTATACGCTCAAAACAGCTCTCTTTGCCTGGAGACACAAAATGGCTTTCACAAGATTCTCCTTCTTGTTTCGGTGagaatgacatcacacacacaaaaataaacgggatttttttttgcatgcctTAAATGGACAAGGTGACGATTGCATAACTTCAACATGTTGACTTTGGTCCCTTTTCACCGTAGCAACAACGTGTCTGTACAAGTCTTAAATCGGTGTCTCAATAAAGTGTCTTTCGACAGCTTAAGAACATTCTGAAAGTGCAAACGACTTTTCAGCTTTTTCCTCGACAGCTTGTGAATAGGCAAGGGCCGATTACCGGTTTGGCGGTTTACCGTGCTCTTAAAAAGCCGAGGCTTTAATAACCGCTAATACTGGCTGTCAGCTGTCATGAGCTCTTGATTGTATATTTACAGACTTCTAAATGAGCCACTTCGTTAAAGTTAATTGCCTCAAATGTTGACGCATGGagccaaaagaaagatgtatTGCATTTATGCTCTGATTAATGTACATTATActccaaagaaaagaaaaaagggccagcaggtACATGTAAGCCCCAAGGACAACCTGAGTAGCCCATACGTCTGTTCTAAAAAGTAACCCACCAGATGGGACACTGTAACTTACTAAGAATGTAAttaaacagaagaagaatgtcaaaaaaaaatgggggggaaaacttATTTTATCTTATCCATTTCAATTACAAACAGTAAATTTgtcttgaaatatttttatttatttatttattgcgttttatttatttattgcgtTCGTATCATCTAACATGGGCCCCCGCCTCCTTGTGAAGTCGTTACCATAGCGACCACACTGCATCTCCACCCGCCATCCGCGCTCGTCGAGCGGTCTCACCTATTTTTGTCGCACTGTAGATGTTCTCCACGGGGAAGACGGATCCCAGACTGTACAGGAGGATTTTGGCCAGCGCCGGGATGAGCTGCGTGGTGGTCACCAGCACGTTGACGCAGTTACTCCTGCGGCACCCGAGCACAATTGAGCGGCGATAAGACTCGAGCGGCGGGCCGGCGGCGTTACCTGGAGCTGATGATGGAAAGCGACTTGAGGGCGTGCGTCAGCCACGAGTCGGTCAGCGCTTCCACTTCGGCTCGCAGCTGCAGCCAAGCGTCCCTCTTGGCGGGACCCAGCAGACCTGCGCGCACGGGCAACGCCGCCCACAAGAAACATTCCATCCAAATGGGCATCGGAATCAAATGGCAAACGTCATCTTGGTCTGCTGGTCTTACCGCCCACATTGTTTTTGTAGGTGCTATACAACTCTTTGACGCGGCGATAGCGGAAGGCCAGCTTCCTCATCCAGTCCACGCCGCCGCGCACGCCCGTTGCCAGGCACAGGTTGGCGCTGGTCGCAGCTGCATGGAAGCCATCAGTTGCAAAACTGTAAGTACTGAAATCAAATGTTCAATTAGTTGCAAACAGGGTTGTTGtcgtttgggaattttcatttggGTTGAGTTgggagtttgactttttttcgtttgagttatttatttaacgcAATATtgaataaacaccatggtaaaaaaTATCTTTCTTATCTtgtgttgcatttcggctgagttaaatgaaaaaaaaaacaggcgagccaaaagtcaaataggcaaaattgtcgcctagtAGCGATGTCATcggaaggtgcttttctattggctgctgctcgatgacatcactagggtgtgacacactttcaaacatccttattccagttcaataaatatacttaaatcatccccaaaggctcatgcattaaattaacaattaccaaagactaaaacaaacattttttgctacaattatagttttagttcgttttgtaaacataaaatagttttttttaagcattttcgtttattttattttgttaaagaaatagttttttgattttgatttttttgcgaactaaaataaccttggttgtAAATAAATCGGCTTAACTTTTACACCAACTGActgattttaatatttgttaGGTTTAAATTTGTGTCAAAAGTTTAGACCATTATTGATCCCAAAGGGAGTTGACTCTCACCTTAAGTCCTGCCCGTTGTCGTCGGAAGATACGTCATCAATATGTACCTGATCACATtcctacacaaacacacaattaaGATAAAAAATGATTATCAGTATAACACATTCTatattcagaggtggcaaatccaggtccagaaagtgaaaGCCCtttcacagtttgactttagccccaggtgctagctagctagctagctagctccctagctagctaccatggtgcttgtttacctgcgagggtgctagctagctagcatcaatggctaaagccaaactgtggcagggcttttgctttctggacatggatttgccATATTGTGATTATGCCAGGAGATCGTTATGGTGATGTAGTTTTACATCTCCCCACTAGGTGTCAGTAATGTCTTTGTTGCCATCCTTGCTGCTGTTGCTCATCCCGAAGGCTTTCAAAGTGCACTTGAGCGTCTCACCTCCAAGTCGTTAAAGAACAAGTGCGAGTCGGCCAAGTTGAAGATCATCTCCTCCATCCTCAGGCCCAGCGTGACCGCCATGGGGGGGTCCTGAGCAGCACAAACACAAAGAGCAGTGTTTTTAGTGAAATGATTTGTCGCGCTCATCACGGCGGCCGCTGACAGGCAGGTTGCACTTGTTCTGTCCCATCAACATTCCCTCGGCCTCgctatgtgtgtgtgaggctCAGCTGCAAAAACCATCACGCGCGATAGGTCAAGGGGGCCGCACGCTGTCACTGCACCAGAATAGAAGCAAGCCGACGGATGGGCGAGAGTGAAAGtgggcgagcgagcgagcgagagagagagagagagaggctggGCTGGGCATTCCCAAGTGTGAGAAAGTGAAGAATAACAAAGTGCTGGTCCTGATGGCACTCAAAACACCTGAAGATTTCTTAAAGGGGCAGTTAccccataattattatttttattttttttttacttccataGCTGACAAATGTGGACGAAGAGTGACAATGTGAGAACGGCGCGACAATGTGAGAATGGCGCCCCGCTCCATTTGTCCTCATAAAACGGGAAAGGTTACATTACGGAGCCGATGCATCCTCGCCGCTCGTGTGAGCGAGGCAACTCGGGAGTCTTGCCGTTGCTATGCCAACAGCGTAAACACTATTTTGGGAGAGGTGTGAACAGACACAGCTGCCACTATAGCTCATGCgagtggaaggggggggggggggggtgctcttATTTTAAGGCAAACATTCAGTCGCAGTGGTGCAAATTGTTGGCCAGCCACAAGttgactgatgatgatgatgatgatgatgatgatgccacccgtttgtttgtttacaactgGAGGAGGACGCGCAGTTTTCACCTCACTTGAGCCAACACTCGACTTTTAAACAGACGCAAAAACAATACAAGAGCTGCGGCCGTGCTTACAAACTCAATTCTTAATTTGGTTTATGTCGTCATTTTTCTGTTGATTTACTCCCAACAGTCGATTCTCGTCATTAAGCAGCATTTCTCTTTGCTGTttccagattattatttttttgcccaatcAGATTTCCGCCTCTGTGTTCCCAcatccattttcatccatttcaaATATATCCGCAACGGGAcgtttttcatccatccatcaatcaagCAATCAAATTTCAATGCCTTGATgacgtcatctttttttttttttttttgcgttctcTGCTTGGTCATAACAAAGCACGTCTGTAGTGACCTGCagcaataaacacatttaataatCTGCAACTCTGGTGATTAGCTAATAGCAACTAATCAATCAAACTGTTCCTAGGGTGAGGACCAAAACACACAGTGCCcaattttctttaattaattattttttttattttttgggggcggggcaccttgagttgcattttaatgtatgaaaagtGTTATTTAAATTGAGTAGCTattatgcattttattgaaAAGTTGATGATGTTGTTATTGGATATTGATTCCGACCTGCTTGCGATGAAACACGCAGCACAGTcgtgttaagttttttttttttttggagtctATTTTGCAGCGTGATTGTGGCGCTTTTAAGAGTTTGGCTGAAGTCAAGTACGTCTCCAGTTCCCAAATGCACACAACGCgatgcaagttaaaaaaaaacgcagcaATGTTGTCGGTGTCTTACCTTTCCGTATTTCTGTGCGTAGGAGCCCGTGAGCAGAGAATGGAAGACGATGATGGTCTCGTCCAGATCCCACACGAAAACCCGCTGTCGGAGCAAAGCCAAACGTTTTCAAACTCGTCCGGAAACGGCGGCCATTTAAAAGGAGGTAAGTTGGCTTTCGGGTTCGCCGTACCTCCAAGTCGCTGTCGGGCGGAGGCGACGGGTTGCTCTTGCGGCTCCTGCCCCGCGACTTGGAGCCGCCGCTGCGGCACGCTCGCTCGTCCAGATCTTTGATGGGCGTGGTCGGCCTCTGCACCGTCTCGAAGTCTCCTGAGGTTGCATACAAACAAGTCGCATCAGGACGCGTTTGCGTTTTCTTTCGTTTTTTTCAAGCTAGCGTCCAAATGTAAAGTGCGTTTGCATGCACGTGCACACATCCAGCAAAGGCCAGATGCTTCCCACCACATTGCGGTAACTCGAACCCGACCCAGCTTGGCCTCTCATATTGTTATGTCTCAATCAGAGCGGGGGGAAacgagggggcggggggggggacggggggacGGCACTAGAAGAGTGCAATAATGATAAACGCAGCCAAGAAAATTGCGGGTCTGCACGAGCTCAAaatgggcaaaagtattgggacgcatCGGAGCGATGATGCAAGAACCCCCGCCAGACAAAACACTTCAGAAAAGCTGCAATAAAGGACGAGTTGACTGCAGTGTAAGAATCTGCACGCAAACTTGCCTTCCTGGCTGAAGCGTTCCAGAAATGCACGTTTAACAAAAGCGCTTTCACTCATCACCATCTCTAAAACCTTCGATCTTGAGGCGGCATATTGTTGCACGACTCCCGCAGAGTGGGGACGAGGCGGATTCGAAAGACACTTTTTAGACAGTTGACGTGTCCAAGACAGTTGCAAGATATTTTCCACACTTTAAATGGGTTGATaatgcataaaaacaacaatgacacGCGGATTAATCAATAGTattgatttgttaaaaaaacatgatCTATTTAGACATGCGTAGTTTCCACAACAGCAACATTTACCACATTGTTGTAGTCAAGTTTGTGCCGTGATGGACTGCAGCTATTTCACTTTTGGTGCTTTATCAAATCTTTGCTCTTtcactatttttttccttctttttttggtgattttgcttttgttaaaatgttaactaaATTGAATACTTTTATACAATCCAACAAAAAATTACACTAATataaatttgtatttcttttttttaaaaagtaattttgccTTTGTTAAAATTGTAACTAAACTGAATAATTAAacgcaataaaaaaacaaaacacaaattcactttttttttttaagtgatttcgactttgttaaaatgttaactaaATTGAATACTTTTATACAATCCAACAAAAAATTACactaatatacatttttattttttttaagtaattttgcctttgttaaaatgttaactaaattgaataattttatacaatccaacaaaaaagtaaactaatataaatttgtatttcttttttttaaagtaattttgcctttgttaaaatgtgaactaaattgaataattttatacaatccaacaacaaaaaatgacacaaatatacatttttatttattttttttaaaagtaattttgcctttgttaaaatgttaactaaattgaataattttataCAATCCAACAAAAAATTACACtaatataaatttttatttcatttttttttaaaagtaattttgccTTTGTTCAAATTGTAACTAAACAGAATAATTAAacgcaataaaaaaacaaaacacgaatatacattaaaaacattttttttaagtgattttgCCTTTGTTAAAATGTGAACTAAATTGAATAATTCTACACAACCCAACagcaaaaaatgacagaaataaaaatgttgaagtATTTATTGGCACTCTCCTCTCCTGTGAGCCGTCTGCTTAAAAATCCCGCGTCTCTCTCGCGCACAAACATTTTCCCACGCCTGCGATGAGCATTCGGGAAAGCGCGGCCACCCACCTGTGTGAAGTTCTGCCGCCTGGCCCGTCATGGCGGGCGCGGGGTCCTGCAGCTGGTAGGCGGCGACGGtggtgccgccgccgccgccgtccacGCTGCCGGGCGCCATATACGTCCCGTACGTGGAGGCGGAGTAATACTGGGCGTACTGGTTTTGGCCAAAGCTCGCGTACGAAGGATATTCCTGCagacagaagaagaagatttcCACAAGATGCTCTTCTTCCCGTCCGTGTTATCCGGGCTTCCCTCCTTTGGGATTTCTTTTCCATTTGCAAACGGCTGCTTTTGACGGCGCTTTTACGAGTCCCGCCACTAAATCTGCGCGGCTTTTGCAAACCAGAGCGTGccgcacaaacacgcacgcattCGAACCTCCATTTGAAGcttttttactgccaaagatcAAATCCATCCAGCAGACGCGGCCAAATATTCCCAACTAAGTCTGTGTGTccctattgtaaaaaaaaaaaaaaaaaaaacggtattaTTTGATTTGCGCGTCTGTaaaaatactcttttttttttttttcttttcttaactGCTATTGCAAATGTGCCTTTGAGGAAAAACAAAGCTTTAGTTGGTCCGATGACGTTGCTTGGATCCGCTCGTGTAACATCTGCTCGGACGCCGACGCGCGCCAAGAAAAGTTGCGTGGGAAAAGTTCATCTTTAAGATCTTTCAACTTATGTCGAAAGCACAAGTCGGGAACGacttgcttttgttttcatt is a window from the Vanacampus margaritifer isolate UIUO_Vmar chromosome 19, RoL_Vmar_1.0, whole genome shotgun sequence genome containing:
- the eya4 gene encoding protein phosphatase EYA4 isoform X1; its protein translation is MEASQDLNEQTVKKSNSDSHVPDPSDSRSMEMQDLASPHHRVGGSDSGGPKLDKSNLGSPSAVTANGTGGENMTVLNTADWLLGCSSPSPAPASKDYVKTEPMNNSDAVTTTGDAALDSYAGSVITSSGYSPRSAQQYSPPLYPSKPYPHILSTPPAPPMPAYAGQPQFSGMQQSAVYTYSQTGPAYGLSGYDLGVMLPGIKTEGGLAQSQSPLQTGLSYSPGFTTPQPGQTAYSPYQMPGSSFAPSSGLYATNNSVSSPANYTATQQEYPSYASFGQNQYAQYYSASTYGTYMAPGSVDGGGGGTTVAAYQLQDPAPAMTGQAAELHTGDFETVQRPTTPIKDLDERACRSGGSKSRGRSRKSNPSPPPDSDLERVFVWDLDETIIVFHSLLTGSYAQKYGKDPPMAVTLGLRMEEMIFNLADSHLFFNDLEECDQVHIDDVSSDDNGQDLSTYSFATDGFHAAATSANLCLATGVRGGVDWMRKLAFRYRRVKELYSTYKNNVGGLLGPAKRDAWLQLRAEVEALTDSWLTHALKSLSIISSRSNCVNVLVTTTQLIPALAKILLYSLGSVFPVENIYSATKIGKESCFERIVSRFGANITYVVIGDGKDEEHAAGQVNDFCTPFVFTRTPSLFLLQAKRVALSA